The Tistrella mobilis genome has a segment encoding these proteins:
- a CDS encoding nuclear transport factor 2 family protein, with amino-acid sequence MTALHIPEAAAPAVKASLQLWHQMMEAHDLGRLREIAHPEAVFRSPMAHNAYASADALVLALSNVIEVFEDFTYHRSFVSDDGLDVVLEFSATVDGRSLKGIDMIRFDADGLIRDFEVMVRPMSGLQALGARMAARVGGSLPAFKAKA; translated from the coding sequence ATGACCGCTCTGCACATCCCCGAAGCCGCCGCCCCCGCCGTCAAAGCCTCGCTTCAGCTCTGGCACCAGATGATGGAGGCCCATGATCTCGGCCGCCTGCGCGAGATCGCCCATCCGGAGGCGGTGTTCCGCTCCCCCATGGCCCATAACGCCTATGCCTCTGCCGATGCGCTGGTGCTGGCGCTGAGCAATGTCATCGAGGTCTTCGAGGATTTTACCTATCACCGCAGCTTCGTGTCGGATGACGGGCTGGATGTGGTGCTGGAATTTTCGGCCACGGTCGACGGCCGCAGCCTGAAGGGCATCGACATGATCCGTTTCGATGCCGACGGGCTGATCCGGGATTTCGAGGTCATGGTCCGGCCGATGAGCGGGTTGCAGGCGCTGGGCGCCCGCATGGCGGCGCGGGTGGGCGGCAGCCTGCCGGCATTCAAGGCCAAGGCCTGA
- a CDS encoding NADPH-dependent 2,4-dienoyl-CoA reductase, translating into MTDDLPTPTPLSPAHLSPAPPSPPLSSAFPALTRPLDLGFMTLPNRVLMGSMHLGLEEAPQGFERMAAFYAERARGEVGLIVTGGIAPNERGRPLPGGAMLTTTDEARRHRIVTHAVHAEGGRIAMQILHFGRYAYHPDLVAPSAVRAPINPARPHALTGAEVEETIADFVRCAALAREAGYDGVEIMGSEGYLINEFIAARTNHRDDEWGGPYENRIRFPVEIVRRVREKLGPDFIIIYRLSMLDLVEGGSTFEEVAILARAIEAAGATIINTGIGWHEARVPTIATRVPRGAFAWVTQRLKGMVGLPLVATNRINTPELAERLLAEGACDMVSMARPFLADADFVRKARTGRADEINTCIGCNQACLDHTFGGKITSCLVNPRACNETELVIAPTAAPKRLAVVGAGPAGLAFATTAAERGHQVTLFEADDQIGGQFNLAKTIPGKEEFHETLRYFRKRIEVTGVALRTGHRVTAEELATGGFDAVILATGVVPREPEIAGRDHPKVLGYLDVLRDRKPVGDRVAIIGAGGIGFDVAELLTHGETHGPDSIKDFSRDWGVDTNPATPGGLGKPAPRPAARQVQLLQRKAGRPGAGLGKTTGWIHRAALQARGVTMTGGVTYERIDDDGLVVTAGGETRVIPADSVVICAGQEPERSLAAALEAAGCTVHLIGGADLALELDAKRAIDQGTRLAATF; encoded by the coding sequence ATGACCGACGACCTGCCCACTCCCACCCCACTCTCCCCTGCCCACCTCTCCCCTGCCCCGCCCTCCCCTCCCCTCTCATCCGCTTTCCCGGCCCTCACCCGGCCGCTGGATCTGGGCTTCATGACCCTGCCCAACCGGGTGCTGATGGGCTCGATGCATCTGGGCCTGGAAGAGGCGCCGCAGGGGTTCGAGCGGATGGCCGCCTTCTATGCCGAACGGGCGCGCGGCGAAGTGGGGCTGATCGTGACCGGCGGCATCGCGCCCAATGAACGGGGCCGGCCGCTGCCCGGGGGTGCGATGCTGACCACCACCGACGAGGCCCGCCGCCACCGGATCGTGACCCACGCGGTGCATGCCGAAGGCGGCCGCATCGCCATGCAGATCCTGCATTTCGGCCGCTATGCCTATCATCCGGATCTGGTGGCGCCGAGTGCGGTGCGCGCGCCGATCAACCCTGCCCGCCCCCATGCGCTGACCGGTGCCGAGGTCGAGGAGACGATCGCGGATTTCGTGCGCTGCGCCGCCCTCGCCCGCGAGGCCGGCTATGACGGCGTCGAGATCATGGGATCGGAAGGCTATCTGATCAACGAGTTCATCGCCGCGCGCACCAACCACCGCGACGACGAGTGGGGCGGGCCCTACGAGAACCGGATCCGCTTCCCGGTCGAGATCGTCAGGCGGGTGCGGGAAAAGCTCGGCCCCGACTTCATCATCATCTACCGTCTGTCGATGCTGGATCTGGTAGAGGGCGGATCGACCTTCGAGGAGGTGGCGATCCTGGCCCGCGCCATCGAGGCGGCCGGAGCCACCATCATCAACACCGGCATCGGCTGGCACGAAGCGCGGGTGCCGACCATCGCGACCCGGGTGCCGCGCGGCGCCTTCGCCTGGGTGACGCAGCGGCTGAAGGGCATGGTCGGCCTGCCCCTGGTGGCGACCAACCGAATCAACACGCCGGAGCTGGCCGAACGGCTGCTGGCAGAGGGGGCCTGCGACATGGTGTCGATGGCCCGCCCCTTCCTGGCCGATGCCGATTTCGTGCGCAAGGCCCGCACCGGCCGCGCCGATGAGATCAACACCTGCATCGGCTGCAACCAGGCCTGCCTGGACCATACTTTCGGTGGCAAGATCACCTCCTGCCTGGTCAATCCGCGGGCCTGCAACGAGACTGAGCTGGTGATTGCGCCGACCGCGGCGCCGAAGCGGCTGGCCGTGGTCGGTGCCGGCCCGGCCGGGCTCGCCTTCGCCACCACCGCCGCCGAGCGTGGCCATCAGGTGACGCTGTTCGAGGCCGACGACCAGATCGGCGGCCAGTTCAACCTGGCCAAGACCATCCCGGGCAAGGAGGAGTTCCACGAGACGCTGCGCTATTTCCGCAAGCGGATCGAGGTGACGGGGGTGGCGCTGCGGACCGGCCACCGGGTGACGGCGGAGGAGCTGGCCACCGGCGGTTTCGACGCCGTGATCCTGGCGACCGGCGTGGTGCCGCGCGAGCCCGAGATTGCCGGGCGCGACCATCCGAAGGTGCTGGGCTATCTGGATGTGCTGCGCGACCGCAAGCCGGTGGGGGATCGGGTGGCGATCATCGGCGCCGGCGGCATCGGCTTCGACGTCGCCGAGCTGCTGACCCATGGCGAAACCCACGGACCCGATAGTATTAAAGATTTTTCCCGTGACTGGGGCGTGGACACCAACCCCGCGACGCCGGGCGGGCTGGGCAAGCCGGCCCCCCGCCCCGCCGCACGCCAGGTGCAGCTGCTCCAGCGCAAGGCCGGCCGGCCGGGCGCCGGGCTCGGCAAGACCACCGGCTGGATCCACCGCGCGGCCCTGCAGGCCCGGGGCGTGACCATGACCGGCGGCGTCACCTATGAGCGGATCGACGATGACGGGCTGGTGGTGACAGCGGGCGGCGAGACCCGGGTCATCCCCGCGGACAGCGTGGTGATCTGCGCCGGGCAGGAGCCGGAGCGCAGCCTGGCCGCGGCGCTGGAGGCGGCCGGCTGCACGGTTCATCTGATCGGCGGTGCCGATCTGGCCCTGGAACTCGACGCCAAGCGCGCCATCGACCAGGGCACACGCCTCGCCGCGACATTCTGA